The proteins below are encoded in one region of Winogradskyella helgolandensis:
- the serB gene encoding phosphoserine phosphatase SerB, with translation MATDIFLLNISGQDKPGLTSSLTSVLAEYDAKILDIGQANIHDTLSLGIMFEIKKGKKSSAVLKDLLFKAYELGIKAKFTPISLEDYENWVNEQGKDRYIVTILGEKLAAEQISEVTKIISEKNLNIDSIKRLTGRLSLVKKTEYPRASIQLSIRGEIGDKSDFTKKFMEISRELDADIAFQEDNIFRRNRRLVCFDMDSTLIQTEVIDELAELAGVGAQVKAITESAMQGEIDFNESFKQRMKLLEGLSESVLQEVAERLPITKGAKRLIDTLHYYGFKTAILSGGFTYFGHYLQKKLDIDYVFANQLEIKDGALTGGYLGDIVDGNKKAEYLQQLAEEMGIDISQTIAVGDGANDLQMLNLAGLGIAFHAKPKVKDNAQSSISSIGLDGVLYLLGYHDRQIDLLS, from the coding sequence GTGGCTACAGACATTTTTTTATTAAATATTTCAGGACAAGATAAACCAGGATTAACATCATCACTTACTAGTGTTTTAGCAGAATACGATGCTAAAATATTAGATATAGGTCAGGCTAACATTCATGATACCTTATCTTTAGGAATTATGTTTGAAATTAAAAAAGGTAAAAAATCGTCGGCTGTGCTTAAGGATTTGTTATTTAAAGCCTATGAATTGGGGATTAAAGCCAAATTTACACCTATTTCGCTTGAAGACTACGAAAACTGGGTCAACGAGCAAGGTAAAGATCGCTACATCGTTACTATTTTGGGCGAAAAATTAGCAGCAGAACAAATATCTGAAGTCACTAAAATAATTTCGGAAAAGAATTTAAACATCGATTCTATAAAACGATTAACAGGACGATTATCACTTGTTAAAAAAACAGAATATCCTAGAGCCTCTATTCAATTATCAATTAGAGGGGAAATAGGAGATAAGTCTGATTTCACTAAGAAATTCATGGAGATTTCAAGAGAATTAGATGCAGATATTGCTTTTCAAGAAGATAATATTTTTAGGCGTAACAGACGTTTGGTTTGTTTTGATATGGACTCAACACTAATTCAAACGGAAGTTATTGATGAACTTGCAGAATTAGCAGGAGTAGGAGCGCAAGTAAAAGCTATTACAGAATCTGCCATGCAAGGTGAAATAGATTTCAACGAAAGTTTTAAGCAACGTATGAAACTCCTAGAAGGTTTAAGTGAATCTGTATTACAAGAAGTTGCAGAGCGCTTACCAATTACCAAAGGTGCCAAACGATTAATCGATACGCTTCATTATTACGGATTTAAAACCGCTATTTTATCTGGTGGATTTACGTATTTCGGACATTATCTTCAGAAAAAACTAGATATTGATTATGTTTTCGCTAATCAACTTGAAATTAAAGATGGTGCTCTAACAGGTGGTTATCTTGGTGACATTGTAGATGGTAATAAAAAAGCTGAATATCTTCAACAGTTAGCAGAAGAAATGGGAATTGATATCAGTCAAACCATTGCTGTTGGTGATGGAGCTAATGACTTACAAATGCTTAATCTTGCTGGTTTAGGTATTGCGTTTCACGCAAAACCGAAAGTAAAAGATAACGCACAAAGTTCTATTTCTAGTATTGGATTAGATGGTGTATTGTATTTGTTGGGTTATCATGATCGTCAGATTGATTTATTATCTTAA
- a CDS encoding (Fe-S)-binding protein — MEYLPNIIFAILLIAGIGYFASNVKKLIRNIKLGHKVNASDHKPERWKNVVNIALGQSKLVKRPVSGFLHAIVYVGFIIINIEVLEIIVDGLFGTHRVGQELLPTALYGFLIGSFEVLAVLVLVSVIIFWIRRNIIKVKRFLSSEMKGWPKSDGNIILYFEVVLMCLFLVMNATDTVFQTAGSGNIISQFIAPWFSGFELETLHTIERAAWWLHIVGILIFLNYLYFSKHLHILLAFPNVYFGKVEPKGKLNNLEAVTAEVKLMMDPDADPYATPPETSEDEVPAKFGASDVMDLSQVQLLNAYTCTECGRCTSECPANLTGKKLSPRKIMMDTRDRLEEVGKNIDLNKGKFVDDGKQLLGDYVTNEELWACTTCNACVEACPVSIDPLSIIIEMRRYLVMEQSAAPMELNNMMTNIENNGAPWPYNQMDRLNWKDE, encoded by the coding sequence ATGGAATACTTACCAAATATCATTTTTGCTATTCTCTTAATTGCAGGTATTGGCTATTTTGCTAGTAATGTCAAAAAGCTAATCCGTAATATTAAATTAGGTCATAAGGTTAATGCCAGTGATCACAAACCAGAACGTTGGAAAAACGTTGTTAACATCGCGTTAGGTCAAAGCAAATTGGTAAAACGACCAGTTTCTGGTTTCCTACATGCTATTGTTTACGTAGGTTTTATAATTATTAATATCGAAGTCCTAGAGATTATTGTCGATGGACTTTTTGGAACACACAGAGTAGGACAAGAACTTTTACCAACAGCTTTATATGGTTTTTTAATTGGATCATTTGAAGTTTTAGCTGTTTTAGTTTTAGTGTCAGTTATTATATTTTGGATTAGGAGAAATATCATTAAAGTGAAGCGTTTCTTAAGTTCAGAAATGAAAGGATGGCCAAAGAGTGATGGTAATATTATTCTTTATTTTGAAGTCGTTTTAATGTGTTTATTTTTGGTAATGAATGCAACGGATACTGTTTTTCAGACGGCAGGATCTGGTAATATAATTTCACAATTTATCGCACCATGGTTTAGTGGTTTTGAATTAGAGACTTTACATACTATTGAAAGAGCTGCTTGGTGGCTTCATATTGTCGGAATTCTTATTTTCTTGAATTATTTATACTTCTCAAAACATTTACATATTCTTTTAGCATTTCCAAATGTGTATTTTGGAAAAGTGGAGCCGAAAGGAAAATTAAATAATCTTGAAGCTGTTACAGCTGAAGTAAAATTAATGATGGATCCTGATGCCGATCCTTATGCTACACCTCCTGAAACGTCAGAAGATGAAGTGCCTGCTAAATTTGGTGCAAGTGATGTCATGGATTTAAGTCAAGTGCAATTGCTTAATGCCTATACATGTACGGAGTGTGGGCGTTGTACAAGTGAATGTCCTGCAAATCTTACAGGCAAAAAGTTATCGCCGCGTAAGATTATGATGGATACGAGAGATCGATTAGAAGAAGTCGGGAAAAATATAGACCTTAATAAAGGGAAGTTTGTAGATGATGGCAAACAACTTTTAGGGGATTATGTCACAAACGAAGAACTTTGGGCTTGTACCACATGTAATGCGTGTGTAGAAGCATGTCCTGTGAGTATAGATCCATTATCAATTATTATAGAAATGCGTCGTTATTTAGTGATGGAGCAAAGTGCGGCTCCAATGGAATTAAATAATATGATGACCAATATAGAAAATAACGGTGCACCATGGCCTTATAACCAAATGGATCGTTTGAATTGGAAAGATGAATAA
- a CDS encoding PH domain-containing protein, translated as MEITDFSQPIRQSIKGIIVIFAFNVVTFVKKFFVLFIAFGVSILRSKTIGNVTPTMMILALIGVLISLLFIAILKYLNFKFYISNEDFHLATGIINKDNTIIPKSKIQNVYIKQNFLQQIINVVSVKIETAGDKKSEIEISALDKPTALLLKKKLFSKTAIVTGETEQLEAIEEPEVFFKVTPKRLLLEGLSQNHFKSFLLIFTFAFGLYSEFKDFLQELELEQHVEGLVELDEATILNLIITNVIIVIGVVLISFLFSIVKTFIINFNLEVVEHQKTIEINKGLFNKVSLSLTPSRIQNLVITTNRVKQYFGLHTLAVKQAMVNVKQQKNFNIVALEKEQLNYLVNKLVSNYNEDQGEMAKPRPYYMRILSLEMLLLGSFINGFALAIFGIEMLWVNAIFIPLAALYVCFAYKKAYYRISENFVTIGSGVIETTTNILEIHKIQSVKLKQTIFQKPRDIASIVISTASKSVTIPYASKSEATIIYNFLLYKVESQERDWM; from the coding sequence ATGGAAATAACTGATTTCTCACAACCCATAAGGCAATCTATTAAGGGCATTATTGTAATTTTTGCATTTAATGTTGTTACGTTTGTTAAAAAGTTTTTCGTCCTTTTTATAGCATTTGGAGTTTCAATTCTTAGAAGTAAAACCATCGGAAATGTGACACCAACGATGATGATATTGGCTTTAATAGGAGTTTTAATAAGTCTTCTCTTCATTGCTATTTTAAAATATCTCAATTTTAAATTTTATATAAGTAATGAGGATTTTCATTTAGCCACAGGAATTATTAATAAAGACAATACCATTATTCCAAAATCTAAAATTCAGAACGTCTATATCAAACAAAACTTTCTACAACAAATTATAAATGTGGTTTCCGTTAAAATAGAAACAGCAGGAGATAAGAAATCTGAAATTGAAATCAGTGCTTTAGATAAACCAACGGCTTTATTATTAAAGAAAAAACTATTCAGTAAAACAGCTATTGTAACAGGAGAAACAGAGCAGCTGGAAGCCATTGAAGAACCAGAAGTGTTTTTTAAGGTGACACCAAAGCGTTTGCTATTAGAAGGTTTGTCTCAAAATCATTTTAAGAGTTTTCTATTAATATTTACGTTTGCTTTTGGCCTTTACAGTGAATTCAAGGATTTTTTACAAGAATTAGAGTTAGAACAACATGTTGAAGGTTTGGTAGAATTAGATGAGGCCACTATTTTAAATTTAATTATCACTAACGTTATAATTGTAATTGGAGTGGTGTTGATTTCATTTTTGTTTTCAATTGTAAAAACCTTTATCATCAATTTTAATCTTGAAGTTGTTGAGCATCAAAAAACAATAGAGATTAATAAAGGACTTTTTAATAAAGTGTCATTGAGTTTAACACCAAGCCGTATTCAGAATTTAGTGATTACGACCAATCGTGTGAAGCAGTATTTTGGTTTGCACACCTTAGCTGTTAAACAAGCCATGGTGAATGTAAAGCAGCAAAAGAACTTCAATATTGTTGCGTTAGAGAAAGAGCAGCTCAATTATTTGGTAAATAAACTCGTATCTAATTATAATGAAGATCAAGGGGAAATGGCAAAGCCAAGACCTTATTATATGCGAATTTTATCTTTAGAAATGTTGCTTTTGGGGAGTTTTATCAATGGATTTGCATTAGCTATTTTCGGCATAGAAATGTTGTGGGTTAATGCCATCTTTATACCATTAGCTGCGCTGTATGTTTGTTTTGCCTATAAAAAAGCGTATTATAGAATTTCGGAAAATTTTGTAACTATTGGAAGTGGTGTGATTGAAACCACAACGAATATCCTCGAAATTCATAAAATTCAAAGCGTAAAGCTAAAACAGACCATTTTCCAAAAGCCTCGAGATATTGCTTCTATAGTAATTTCAACAGCTTCTAAATCGGTAACTATTCCGTATGCATCAAAATCTGAAGCCACAATAATTTACAATTTCTTGTTATATAAGGTGGAATCTCAAGAGCGAGATTGGATGTAA
- a CDS encoding ABC transporter ATPase produces MLVDFNTLPEESRVWIYQANRSFSDEEIEQLKGQLDTFIEAWTAHGKDLKAGYKIVYKRFIVIAMDQSLNSATGCSIDSSVAFIQQLEQQYDVDLMDKMNVSYKQGEFIAYKPLIDFKKMAQQKAVSKNTIVFNNLVTNISEFNENWEVPASESWHNRFIK; encoded by the coding sequence ATGTTAGTGGATTTTAATACGTTGCCAGAGGAATCTAGAGTTTGGATATACCAAGCTAACCGTTCATTTTCGGATGAAGAAATAGAACAGTTAAAAGGACAGCTCGATACCTTTATTGAAGCATGGACAGCGCACGGAAAAGATTTGAAGGCAGGTTATAAGATTGTTTATAAGCGCTTTATTGTTATTGCAATGGACCAAAGCTTGAATAGTGCAACAGGTTGTTCTATAGACTCGTCGGTTGCTTTTATTCAACAATTAGAGCAACAATATGATGTAGATTTAATGGATAAAATGAATGTGTCTTACAAGCAAGGTGAATTCATTGCATACAAACCATTGATCGACTTCAAAAAAATGGCACAACAAAAAGCAGTGTCTAAAAACACCATTGTTTTTAATAATCTTGTCACCAATATTTCGGAATTCAATGAAAATTGGGAAGTTCCTGCAAGTGAAAGCTGGCACAACCGATTTATTAAATAA
- a CDS encoding PH domain-containing protein, translating to MTFTNPQIQVEDLPNIEDVALKPISKSYLKIIALNSLALYSLVLGGVFGLKYLIKEDGYQANFWYVFLGVLIICIINFIISILAFKKRKYAVRGFDVIYAKGLIVHSVTTVPISRIQHVEESRSWLARHFGLSTLKIYTAGEAGSDLSIKGLPHLEAKGINDFISSQVNGNN from the coding sequence ATGACTTTCACAAACCCTCAAATACAGGTAGAAGACTTACCAAATATTGAAGATGTTGCATTAAAACCTATTTCAAAATCGTATTTAAAGATCATTGCTTTAAATAGTTTGGCGTTATACAGTCTAGTTTTAGGTGGTGTATTTGGACTAAAGTACCTCATTAAGGAAGATGGTTATCAAGCTAATTTCTGGTATGTGTTTTTAGGAGTATTGATCATCTGTATCATCAATTTTATCATTTCTATTCTTGCCTTTAAAAAACGAAAGTATGCGGTTCGTGGTTTTGATGTCATCTATGCAAAGGGCTTAATTGTACATTCTGTAACCACAGTGCCTATTTCTAGAATTCAGCATGTGGAGGAATCTCGTAGCTGGTTAGCAAGACATTTTGGTTTGTCAACGCTCAAAATATATACTGCTGGTGAAGCTGGTAGTGACCTAAGTATAAAAGGTCTTCCTCACTTAGAAGCGAAAGGTATCAATGATTTTATAAGCTCTCAGGTTAATGGAAATAACTGA
- a CDS encoding MlaD family protein: MKISREVKTAILVIAGITFCIYLFTFLKGEDLFDNTNTYYTEFDYNALKMSSPVTIKGNKVGEIDDIKYDFDSGKTRVSFTVTPELKFSKNSTVRLYQDGLMGGNALSIVEASDNEIAKSGDFIKSEVKPGMISTLEKNFSGISEDLGTTLRSSDTLITNLNALVVDESDDGLKQTIAELNATLKTFKGVGFKANNLLSKNDEKIASVLENFDKTSAELAILIKDLNDANLSNTVKNLDDMILKLNQLVTGLAAGEGSMGKLLTDDALYNNLDNASKELQLLLLDIKLHPARYRRILSKKEIPYEEPTQEQLNNN, encoded by the coding sequence TTGAAAATTTCAAGAGAAGTTAAAACAGCAATATTAGTCATAGCTGGTATCACCTTTTGTATATACCTATTTACATTCCTTAAAGGTGAGGACTTGTTTGATAATACAAATACTTATTATACAGAGTTCGATTATAATGCGTTAAAAATGTCGTCTCCTGTAACGATTAAAGGCAATAAGGTTGGTGAAATCGATGACATAAAATACGATTTCGATTCTGGTAAAACACGTGTTTCATTTACGGTAACTCCTGAATTAAAATTTTCTAAAAACAGTACAGTTCGTCTATATCAAGATGGTTTAATGGGCGGAAATGCCTTATCGATTGTTGAGGCTAGCGATAATGAAATAGCAAAATCTGGTGATTTTATTAAATCAGAAGTAAAGCCAGGAATGATTTCCACATTAGAAAAGAATTTCTCTGGTATTAGTGAAGACTTAGGAACTACGCTTCGTTCTTCAGATACATTAATTACAAATTTAAATGCATTGGTTGTTGATGAGTCGGATGATGGCTTAAAACAAACCATTGCAGAATTAAACGCTACTTTAAAAACATTTAAAGGTGTCGGTTTTAAGGCGAATAATCTTCTTAGTAAAAACGATGAAAAAATAGCTTCCGTATTAGAGAATTTTGATAAAACAAGTGCAGAATTGGCCATTTTAATTAAAGATCTAAACGACGCAAATCTTTCTAATACCGTTAAGAATTTGGATGACATGATACTAAAGCTTAACCAATTAGTAACTGGTCTTGCTGCAGGTGAAGGCTCTATGGGTAAATTATTAACTGACGACGCACTTTATAATAATTTAGATAATGCATCAAAAGAACTTCAACTCTTACTTTTAGATATAAAATTGCATCCTGCGAGATACAGACGTATTTTGTCTAAAAAAGAGATTCCTTATGAGGAACCAACACAAGAGCAATTAAACAATAATTAG
- a CDS encoding (Fe-S)-binding protein gives MSEQLTVPTMAEMMAEGKQPEILFWVGSAGSYDDRAKKITKAFVKILNKANVNFAVLGTEESNTGDVAKRAGNEFLFQMQAVMNIEVLNAYEIKRIVTCDPHSFNCIKNEYPGLGGNYDVIHHTQYIKELMSSGRLTLEENTYKGKRITFHDPCYLGRGNGVYDAPRDVLKKTNATLVEMKRHKGTALCCGAGGAQMFKDAEPGNKEINVLRTEDALETQPEIIATGCPYCNTMMTDGVKFKEKEADIKVMDIAELIADA, from the coding sequence ATGAGCGAGCAATTAACAGTGCCAACTATGGCAGAAATGATGGCAGAAGGCAAACAACCAGAAATTTTATTTTGGGTAGGTTCTGCTGGTAGTTATGATGATAGAGCAAAGAAAATCACCAAAGCTTTTGTGAAGATTTTAAATAAAGCAAATGTCAATTTTGCTGTTTTAGGGACTGAAGAAAGTAATACAGGAGATGTGGCAAAACGCGCAGGCAATGAATTCTTATTTCAAATGCAAGCCGTTATGAATATTGAAGTGCTTAATGCTTATGAAATAAAACGAATTGTGACATGCGACCCTCACTCTTTTAATTGTATTAAAAATGAGTATCCTGGTTTGGGTGGAAACTATGACGTTATCCATCACACACAATATATAAAAGAACTGATGAGTTCTGGACGTTTAACTTTAGAAGAGAATACGTATAAAGGCAAACGGATCACATTCCACGATCCGTGTTATTTAGGAAGAGGAAATGGAGTTTACGATGCACCACGAGATGTCCTTAAAAAAACAAATGCCACATTAGTAGAAATGAAACGCCATAAAGGAACGGCTTTATGTTGTGGTGCTGGTGGTGCGCAAATGTTTAAAGATGCAGAACCAGGAAACAAGGAAATCAATGTGCTTAGGACCGAAGATGCACTAGAGACACAACCAGAAATCATTGCTACAGGTTGTCCTTATTGTAATACCATGATGACCGATGGTGTAAAATTCAAAGAAAAAGAAGCTGACATTAAAGTCATGGATATTGCAGAGCTCATTGCCGACGCATAA